Proteins co-encoded in one Garra rufa chromosome 7, GarRuf1.0, whole genome shotgun sequence genomic window:
- the LOC141337950 gene encoding uncharacterized protein, translating to MGVFNADGDEVKSVSVMEGDFVTLNPDPTQTQGFILILWRFGDPVIAQINGKDTSYPSHTEIFRGRLQLDQTGSLTIMNMKVKHSGLYKLEVIQKAGTSNMKFTVTVYETPSVTDAGEAEMKLMSVKEGDPVILQTVVPQLYRDELIVWRFGDEGKLIAKRDVEAKSSPLYIETDERFRGRLELDHQTGSLIITNTRTTDSGLYKVKISSNKQNVYQKYVVTISGSGLSSTVIAGIVVAVLLVAVAAAAAAGMNYYCHKIAEEPKTVTGMEGEDVKLNTGITEIRTGDQIEWQSGNEDSLKPTAKIIGGTNEITTSDYVHDGIFRDRLEVDRNTGSLTITNSRIEHTGVYKLLINGTCKKTFTVFIRDSVKSRIVTEEENVILDTNTEIQTDEEIRWLFGAEDTQIADIKVKLIGGTKVTTKHDDTDQKLKDRLTLNETTGSLTIKNIGMNDAGLYKLLILSKGRTSCRKFFVYVVPQKDK from the exons GTGTGTTTAATGCTGATGGAGATGAAGTGAAGTCAGtgtcagtgatggagggagatttTGTCACTCTAAACCCCGATCCTACTCAAACACAGGGATTTATTCTGATACTGTGGAGGTTTGGAGATCCAGTCATTGCTCAAATTAATGGAAAAGATACCTCCTATCCCAGTCACACTGAGATATTCAGAGGCAGACTGCAGCTGgatcagactggatctctgaccattaTGAACATGAAAGTCAAGCACTCTGGACTTTATAAACTGGAGGTCATCCAAAAAGCTGGGACCTCAAATATGAAATTCACTGTTACTGTTTATG AGACTCCATCTGTTACTGATGCTGGTGAAGCTGAAATGAAACTCATGTCAGTGAAGGAGGGTGATCCTGTCATTCTTCAGACTGTTGTTCCTCAATTATATAGAGATGAGCTTATAGTTTGGAGGTTTGGAGATGAAGGAAAACTCATAGCTAAACGTGATGTAGAGGCCAAGAGCTCACCGTTATATATTGAAACTGATGAGAGATTCAGAGGCAGACTGGAGCTGGAtcatcagactggatctctgatcatcacaaacaccagaaccacagactctggacttTATAAAGTGAAGATCAGCAGCAACAAACAGAATGTATACCAGAAATACGTTGTTACCATCAGTG GTTCAGGTCTGTCTTCAACTGTTATAGCAGGGATTGTTGTTGCTGTCCTGCTGGTGGCTGTGGCAGCTGCGGCAGCTGCTGGTATGAATTACTATTGCCACAAGATAGCTGAAGAGC CAAAGACAGTGACAGGGATGGAGGGAGAGGACGTCAAACTAAACACTGGCATTACTGAAATACGGACAGGTGATCAAATAGAGTGGCAGTCTGGAAATGAAGACTCTCTAAAACCTACAGCTAAAATCATCGGAGGGACCAACGAGATCACAACCAGTGATTATGTTCATGATGGGATATTCAGAGACAGACTGGAGGTGGATAGGAATACTGGCTCACTGACTATCACAAACAGCAGAATTGAACACACTGGAGTATATAAGTTACTGATCAACGGGACATGCAAGAAGACATTTACTGTTTTTATCAGAG ATTCAGTGAAATCACGGATAGTTACTGAGGAAGAGAATGTCATTCTAGATACTAATACTGAAATACAGACAGATGAAGAGATACGGTGGCTGTTTGGAGCTGAAGACACTCAAATAGCAGATATTAAAGTTAAACTTATTGGAGGGACCAAAGTGACCACTAAACATGATGATACTGATCAGAAATTGAAAGACAGACTGACGTTGAACGAGACGACAGGATCACTGACTATCAAAAACATCGGAATGAATGATGCTGGACTTTATAAACTACTGATCCTCAGCAAAGGAAGGACCTCATGCAGAAAATTCTTCGTTTATGTC GTTCCACAGAAAGACAAGTGA